From the genome of Dickeya aquatica, one region includes:
- a CDS encoding endonuclease/exonuclease/phosphatase family protein produces MRKKTYAMRYVAGQPAERVLPPQTMHYLNQPSFSLTPLIPSADVLRVMVWNIFKQQRTNWLSVLKAFSHNAQLVLLQEAQSTPELIRFATTHYLSTEQVPAFILPEHPSGVMTLSNAQPMYCFPLREREPLIRLSKSALITVYSLSDKRLLMVVNIHAVNFSLGVESYKKQLSRVGEQLAQHHGPVIMAGDFNAWSQQRVSALYRFAHCMALKEVMFSDDQRRRTFGRPLDFVFYRELDVAGASVFATEASDHNPLLVEFDMSSL; encoded by the coding sequence GTGCGCAAAAAAACCTATGCAATGAGGTATGTTGCCGGGCAACCAGCAGAGAGAGTCTTGCCACCTCAGACAATGCACTATTTAAATCAGCCATCGTTCTCTTTGACTCCGTTAATTCCCTCAGCCGATGTACTGCGGGTTATGGTTTGGAATATTTTTAAGCAACAACGAACCAATTGGCTTTCTGTATTGAAAGCATTCAGTCACAATGCTCAATTAGTCTTGTTACAAGAAGCACAATCCACCCCCGAACTGATTCGTTTTGCAACAACACATTATCTTTCAACAGAGCAAGTTCCAGCCTTTATTCTGCCCGAGCATCCTTCTGGGGTGATGACGTTGTCCAATGCGCAGCCGATGTACTGTTTCCCATTGCGAGAGCGAGAGCCATTGATTCGGTTGTCAAAATCGGCACTTATCACTGTTTATTCATTGAGTGATAAACGCTTGCTTATGGTGGTTAATATTCATGCGGTGAATTTTAGTCTGGGTGTTGAATCATATAAAAAGCAGCTTAGCCGTGTTGGTGAACAATTAGCTCAACATCATGGCCCGGTTATTATGGCTGGGGATTTTAATGCCTGGAGCCAACAGCGGGTGAGTGCATTGTACCGATTTGCTCATTGCATGGCGCTGAAAGAGGTGATGTTTTCTGATGACCAGAGACGACGAACATTTGGTCGTCCACTGGATTTTGTCTTCTACAGGGAACTGGATGTGGCTGGTGCATCCGTATTCGCTACGGAGGCTTCAGATCATAACCCCTTGTTGGTTGAATTTGATATGTCCTCACTTTAG